The genomic window CCTTTGGTTTGGGATATTTCATAGTATAAGTGCTTTTAATAATGCTGGTTTTTCTCTTTTTACTGATAGTTTAATCTCATATCAAAGTGATTCTTTTTCTTTATTGACAATCTGTTTTTTAGTAATTTTGGGAGGTTTAGGATATTTTGTATTAATTGAGATTTATGAAAATAGAAAATTTTCAAAAAGATTCACTATTCATACAAGAATTATGATTTATGGAACTATTATTTTAATAGTTTCTGGTATGTTGTTATTTTTATCAATAGAGTGGAATAATCCAAAAACTTTTGGAGAATTAAGTTTTTATGACAAAATTTTAAATGCTTTCTTTTTATCAGTAAACTTTAGAACAAGTGGGTTTAATAGTATTGATTTAGCTTCATTAAAAGAATCATCATTGTTTTTTTCTACGTTATTTATGATGATAGGTGCTGGACAAGGAGGTACAGCAGGAGGTATGAAGATTACTACTGTTGCTATTTTGATAATTACAGTTATTTATATTTTAAAAGGAAGTAATCAAGAACCAAATATTTTTAAAAGAACGATTGAACAAAAAGTTATAAATAAAGCATTGGCAATTATTATTTTTTCATCTTTTCTTGTGCTTTTTACTACTTTGGTATTAGTTGAAACACAAAATTTGCCTTTTCTAAAAATTTTATTTGAAGTAGTTTCAGCATTTGGAACAGTTGGAGTTTCAACAGGTAATGGTGATATTTTAAGTTTTTCACAACAATTTGACAGTTTTGGAAAAAGTATTATGATTATTTTAATGCTTGTAGGAAGATTAGGTGTTTTTGCTTTTGGATTAATATTACTTGGAAAAGCAAAAACAAAACATTTTAAATACCCCGTTGGAAGGATTGTTATATGAAAACGATTGCAGTTATTGGTTTAGGAAGATTTGGATTTTATATTGCAAAAAGTTTATCAAGATTAGATGTAAATGTAATTGCAGTTGATAATGATGAAAAAAGAATTCAAGAAATAAGTGAATATGTTGATGATGCTTATATTGTTGATAGTATAAATAAACAAGCTTTAGAAGAGATAGGTGTTTATAATTTAGATACAGTAATTGTAAGTATTGGGGAAAATATAGAAGCTAGTATTTTAACTGTTATGGCTTTAAAAGATTTAAATAATAAAAGAATTATTGCAAAAGCTATAAACTCTACTCATGGAGAAATCCTGACAAAAATAGGGGCTTTTAAAGTTATTTATCCTGAAAAAATTGCAGGAAGAATGTTAGTCAAAAAACTTATTGATAATATGTCAGTTGAAGAAATAGATGTTAGTAATACTATAAAAATGATAAAATTAGTTGCTAACGAAAATTTTATATATAAAAAAATCTCTGAAATTGAATCAGAATTTAAAAATTTAAAAATTATATCTTATAAAACTGATGATATTTGGAGAATGGAAATTAACCCTTCACATCAAGTAAAAAAAGATGATATATTGGTTTTTTTAGGAGAATCAAAACATATCAAAGATTTTTATAAAAAAATATAAAAAATAATAGGGTTTAAAACCTATTATTAAAAAATGAATTTTATCTATAATTATTTTTATATTCTACATAATGAGCAGCATGAGCTATTAGTTTATCAACATCTTCTTGAGTTAATTGTTTAACAACTTTTGCAGGACTTCCCATAATCATACTTCTTGGTGGAAAAACCTTGCCAGATGTTACAAGTGAATTTGCCCCAACGATACTTCCCTCACCAATTACAGCATCATCTAAAATTGTAGCACTCATTCCAATTAGACAATTATCTTCTATTTTACAACCATGAAGCATAACTTTATGTCCAATAGTTACATTATCACCAATTATTGTTTTTGTGTTTGTATCTGTGTGAATACATGATAAATCTTGAATATTTGTATTCTTACCAATTCTAACTTCATTTACATCTGATCTAATTACACAACCAAACCAAACTGAAGAATCTTCACCAATTTCAATATTACCTATCAAATCAGCACTTGGTGCAACCCAAGCACTTGCATGAATATCAGGGTAAAAGTTCTTAAATTTCAAAATCATAGCTTTTCTCCTTAGCTTATTTTATTTATTATAGCAAAGGATTTTCTATTTTGGAACATATTCTAAAATCACAGCTTGGGAATAATTTGGCACATCATCATAGGTGAATATTGCATAATATTTATCTATATCAGTTGCTCCAAAATCATCAAGTGTATACTCATCAACTCCCGCATAAAGTTTTTGTCCATCTTGAGCAGATAGAGGTTTTCTAAATGGATTTTTTATTACTTTTGCACCTTTAAAATCGGGATTTTTAGGATTTGTCCAAGAGATTTTTATTTTTCCATTTTCTAGAGATAATTTTGCATTTGTAACTTTTTCAACGGAAAATCTTCTTTTTGGAATATGTTCAAGGATAAGTTTTGGACACAAAGAGTTATTTGATACTTCCCACGAAACTGTTTTATTTTTTATGATTTTTACAGCTGATGTTGGTTTTAAAACAAATGAAATATCAGACTTACTTTTTAGTTTTTCATTTAAAATTATCTCAGAAAATGTATCAAACATAAAATATTGAGTTTGATTGTTTTTTAACTCTGTGGCACTCACATCATAACCGATATTTTGAATTACTTCTCTATTTGTAATATCTTCAAAATTTTTATTGATATTTTCATCTACAAACTCCAAGTGAAATCTAATATCATCTTTTATATAGATTTTTGTAGAGTTTAACTCAAAATAGGCTTTTGTAATCATGGTGTCATTGTATGGTGGAAGAGACGATAAATTAAACTGAAAAGTTGAATATATTTTATTTCCCTCTTCATCAAAACCAGCTGTTATAACATCATCTATAACCTCAGCTTTACTAACCGTTTTAATTGATTTTGCATAAAGAGTTGTAGTTGTTGGCTCTATTGTATAAGTTAATTCTAATCTTGGTCTATACGCTAATCCAAAACCAAATGAACCATAACCAATATCCCATTGCATCATCTGTTTTGTTCTTCCAATTCTTAGCTCTTTTGGACCTTCAACCCTTAAAACTATAGTGTCATTTTTGATTGATTTTTTTAAATCATTACACTCTAAACCTGAAAGAATCCAATTTCTCCAAATTCCTTGGGTTAGTTGATGAGACTCAGTTGGACGTCCTACATATCTTATTATTTGCATATTATCTACATCATCAAAATTTGTAATATCTCCCATGGTTTCTTGGTTTACAAGTCCTATGTTCCATTCTCCATATTTTTCAATAGTTGTTGAGACTCTATTTATTGGATATAAATTAATTGAAGCTAGTTTTATTATTGCATTTGCTGGAAGTGATTTTACATTTATTGAAATGACTGCGTACGAAATTCCCTTATTATCATCAACTCCTACAAATAGTGAGTTTACTCCAAAGTGACTAGGATTATTGTTTAGATTTTCTGCCACATATCCAGTTCCTTTTGCATTTGCAAAGTAAGTTCTACTATATTCATCATATTCTATTAAAGTACGGATTTTTATTTGTGGATAAAAGGGTGATTTTTGGTTTGTTTTTTTATTTACAACTCTGATATTGTAATAATAATCTTTATTTGAACTTAGATTTATATCATTAAATTCTAAGCTTTGAGTTTTTGTGATTAAATTTGAACTATTGCAAAATTGTTTATCTTTTGTACTTCTAAAAATTTCAAAATATATATCTTCGTTTAATTCATAATCCCATTTTAGATTTACATGATTTGAGCCAATTTCTGTTGCATTAAAAGAGTTAACCCTTCTCATAACATTGTTTTTATCGTAATTATCAACTTCTTTTAGGGCATAAATAAGTGCTGGAATATGTTCTCTAATATTTTCATTCATATCTTCCATATAATCACTTATGTTTCTAGTTCCAACCTCAACAACAGATGAAATAATGCCATTTGAATAATAAAACTCTCTACCACTTCCTGAGATTAATTTTGCTGGTGGTTTACCTTGATGTATTCCATACTCTCGACCTGATATTTTTCTAATCTCTTCAGCCATATTCGCACATAGAGTGTTCATATCTGTTGTATCAATGGTATCTTCATGTCTAAAATCGTGGGCTGGGAAAAATACATTTCCTTGGCTATGATAATCTAAAGCTATTGTAATATTTGAGTGAGCTAAAACAAAATCCCTAAGAGCTTGTGTTTCAGGTTCAGAAAATGGTTCAGGTCCTCCATAAACATTTGAAGTTGTAGCAGTTGATTTTACAAAACCTATAGGAAAGTTTCTATTTAAATCAACTCCGTAAGTTCCATCAGCATTTTGTCTTCTATTTTTTCTCCAAAAAGAGAAGTGTTTTCTTGAATACTCATAACCATCAGGATTGGCACAAGGAACCATATAAACAGTACTTTCATTTAAATAGGTTTGTAAAGTAGGGTCAGTTTCAAGATTTTTTAATACATATATTGCAAACTCAATAGCTAATTCATGACCAATCCACTCTCTTGCATGAATAGTTCCTGTATAAAACAAAGCAGGTTTTGAGTCAGCTGTTTTAATATTTTTTGAAATGGTAATTAGATTTATCTCTCTCTTTTCCCAAGTATTACCTATTGATTCAATTTTGAAATAATTAGGATATTTAGCTTCCAATTCTTTAAAAATGTTCGTTGATTCACTATATGACCTATATAATCTTTTCAAGAACTTATTCTCCTATTTTTAATCGGGATTTTAATTGGGCAAATTTGTTTTTTCCAATTCCTTCTATATTTTTTAAATCCTCTATATCTTTAAAATATCCATGTTCTTCTCTATAATCAGAGATTATTTTTGCTAATTTTTTACCAATACCTTTTATTTTTTTTAAATTATCTTTATCAATTCTATTTATGTCTACTCTCATATCATCAATATTTCTATCCCAAGATTTAAGCATTTGCTCATCAATGGCTTCAAGTTCTAATAAATCAGAACTATCAGTGATTATATTGTCTTGTAGATACTCTTGAATTTGTAAAGCTAAATCCTCTTCCATTCCATAAAGAGTCATTAAATCAGTTAGTGTTGCATTATTGAAATTTATTTTATTTATTTCAAATATTTTCTCTTTTGTATAAATCTTGTTATCTTCTAATTGCATGCAATCTTCTGGTTTTTGGGGAATATCTGATTCATCTGATAAAAGTGCCAGTTCCATTTCATAGGTATCTTTTTTATCATTGATAAAATATTCTCCATCATAACTAGCTGTATATTTACTAAAGCCAATATGTCTTAGAGTTCTTAATAAATTTGAATCAATTTTTCCTAACTCTTCCCAAGAGAATAGGGGAATATGAGGTTTGCTAAATCTTCCTTTTGAAAAATCCCACATTAAATATTGACAAATCCAATCTCTAATATATGGAAATGCTGCAAAGGCAGTTGCGCACTCTAAAATATAAGCTTTTCCAGTTTTTGCACAAATAGCAATATCACAAGCCCAATATTCAGCTTTTGCAGCTTTTGAGGCTTTTACAGCTAATTCTAGAGCATTCATTGGAACATTTTCATAAGACATTGAACCGCCTTGTGAAGTGTTTGTAATCCATTGATTTTTACCTGAATATCTCCAAAAGGCACAAATTGGTTTATGACCAATAAGCATTACTCTAATATCACCAGAATCTTTTAAATCAATAGCATTTTGAGTATATATTGGATTATATTTTTTCTCATCAAGAAGTTTTTTTGCTTCTTTGAAATTGTTTGCTTTATGCACAAAATATCCACCATAATTTGATGGTCCATAAGATCTTTTGATGATTTGTGGATAAGAGGCTTTCTCTTTTAAATATTTATAACCTTTTTCTTGGTTGTAAAATATTTTTGTTTTTGGAATTGCTAAATCAAATTTTTTACAAAATAGGGTAACATTTTCTTTAGATTTATTTGAAAATTGCGTTTCAATAGATGGAACAAATCTTACATTTGGCAACTCTTTTGATATTTCTACAAAGGTTTCATAGGCAGTTGCTGGAATATTCCCAACTAGAATTTCAATTTTTTTTCTTTTTACCTCTTCAATAAATCTTTTTTTATCATTTTTCCAATGATATGTAACAGATTCTATTTTGTCAGGCCAACCTTTGAAATTAGATTTGTTAAAGAATTGTAATACAAAATCTAAATATAAAAATCCTATTTTTGGTAATTTTTTCATTTTTCATTTTCCTTTTTAATAGTTTTCCTATCTATTAAATCAACGATTAAATCTATTTTTTTATCGTTAAAATTTAAGCCCATTTTTTCTTGGTCTGGAGTTGCAAAAGCAGGAATTCCATTTACTTC from Arcobacter venerupis includes these protein-coding regions:
- a CDS encoding M14 family zinc carboxypeptidase; amino-acid sequence: MKRLYRSYSESTNIFKELEAKYPNYFKIESIGNTWEKREINLITISKNIKTADSKPALFYTGTIHAREWIGHELAIEFAIYVLKNLETDPTLQTYLNESTVYMVPCANPDGYEYSRKHFSFWRKNRRQNADGTYGVDLNRNFPIGFVKSTATTSNVYGGPEPFSEPETQALRDFVLAHSNITIALDYHSQGNVFFPAHDFRHEDTIDTTDMNTLCANMAEEIRKISGREYGIHQGKPPAKLISGSGREFYYSNGIISSVVEVGTRNISDYMEDMNENIREHIPALIYALKEVDNYDKNNVMRRVNSFNATEIGSNHVNLKWDYELNEDIYFEIFRSTKDKQFCNSSNLITKTQSLEFNDINLSSNKDYYYNIRVVNKKTNQKSPFYPQIKIRTLIEYDEYSRTYFANAKGTGYVAENLNNNPSHFGVNSLFVGVDDNKGISYAVISINVKSLPANAIIKLASINLYPINRVSTTIEKYGEWNIGLVNQETMGDITNFDDVDNMQIIRYVGRPTESHQLTQGIWRNWILSGLECNDLKKSIKNDTIVLRVEGPKELRIGRTKQMMQWDIGYGSFGFGLAYRPRLELTYTIEPTTTTLYAKSIKTVSKAEVIDDVITAGFDEEGNKIYSTFQFNLSSLPPYNDTMITKAYFELNSTKIYIKDDIRFHLEFVDENINKNFEDITNREVIQNIGYDVSATELKNNQTQYFMFDTFSEIILNEKLKSKSDISFVLKPTSAVKIIKNKTVSWEVSNNSLCPKLILEHIPKRRFSVEKVTNAKLSLENGKIKISWTNPKNPDFKGAKVIKNPFRKPLSAQDGQKLYAGVDEYTLDDFGATDIDKYYAIFTYDDVPNYSQAVILEYVPK
- a CDS encoding helix-hairpin-helix domain-containing protein, coding for MKKLPKIGFLYLDFVLQFFNKSNFKGWPDKIESVTYHWKNDKKRFIEEVKRKKIEILVGNIPATAYETFVEISKELPNVRFVPSIETQFSNKSKENVTLFCKKFDLAIPKTKIFYNQEKGYKYLKEKASYPQIIKRSYGPSNYGGYFVHKANNFKEAKKLLDEKKYNPIYTQNAIDLKDSGDIRVMLIGHKPICAFWRYSGKNQWITNTSQGGSMSYENVPMNALELAVKASKAAKAEYWACDIAICAKTGKAYILECATAFAAFPYIRDWICQYLMWDFSKGRFSKPHIPLFSWEELGKIDSNLLRTLRHIGFSKYTASYDGEYFINDKKDTYEMELALLSDESDIPQKPEDCMQLEDNKIYTKEKIFEINKINFNNATLTDLMTLYGMEEDLALQIQEYLQDNIITDSSDLLELEAIDEQMLKSWDRNIDDMRVDINRIDKDNLKKIKGIGKKLAKIISDYREEHGYFKDIEDLKNIEGIGKNKFAQLKSRLKIGE
- a CDS encoding gamma carbonic anhydrase family protein codes for the protein MILKFKNFYPDIHASAWVAPSADLIGNIEIGEDSSVWFGCVIRSDVNEVRIGKNTNIQDLSCIHTDTNTKTIIGDNVTIGHKVMLHGCKIEDNCLIGMSATILDDAVIGEGSIVGANSLVTSGKVFPPRSMIMGSPAKVVKQLTQEDVDKLIAHAAHYVEYKNNYR
- a CDS encoding TrkH family potassium uptake protein, with the protein product MQHKYIKSIFLGYVLIIFIGAIILSSPICHIGELKFIDALFTSASATTVTGLIVTSTSENFTFWGEFIILALIQMGGIGYMTLVIIFFLFIKQKLNIDEKRAMKLSLDLPSLHVISFVKRIVLFILFIEFIGAIILTVQFLDKYEFMDALWFGIFHSISAFNNAGFSLFTDSLISYQSDSFSLLTICFLVILGGLGYFVLIEIYENRKFSKRFTIHTRIMIYGTIILIVSGMLLFLSIEWNNPKTFGELSFYDKILNAFFLSVNFRTSGFNSIDLASLKESSLFFSTLFMMIGAGQGGTAGGMKITTVAILIITVIYILKGSNQEPNIFKRTIEQKVINKALAIIIFSSFLVLFTTLVLVETQNLPFLKILFEVVSAFGTVGVSTGNGDILSFSQQFDSFGKSIMIILMLVGRLGVFAFGLILLGKAKTKHFKYPVGRIVI
- a CDS encoding potassium channel family protein translates to MKTIAVIGLGRFGFYIAKSLSRLDVNVIAVDNDEKRIQEISEYVDDAYIVDSINKQALEEIGVYNLDTVIVSIGENIEASILTVMALKDLNNKRIIAKAINSTHGEILTKIGAFKVIYPEKIAGRMLVKKLIDNMSVEEIDVSNTIKMIKLVANENFIYKKISEIESEFKNLKIISYKTDDIWRMEINPSHQVKKDDILVFLGESKHIKDFYKKI